In the genome of Camelus bactrianus isolate YW-2024 breed Bactrian camel chromosome 18, ASM4877302v1, whole genome shotgun sequence, the window CGACCGACCGTCTCTGGACCAGACGTGTGCTGacagtgacccccacccccaccccagggaggaGCCAGGCCGTCTGCAGAGGGGACGAGCCCCTGAAGACAGCTTTCCCCTGCCCCAGCTTCTGCAAACTCACCCTCTAAATTCTTCATAGATTGGACCAGCAGCCTGGTCTTTCCCACTGACCTGTCCTCGACAGCGGTTTCTAAATTCAGACAGGATTTCAGAGGCTACTGGTTCTCAGAGAAACCAACACAACGACCCATACCTGATCCCATACACACGCAGGCCCACCCGGCTTCTCTCTGTGAGAACCTGGACAAGGCGCCCGAGATTCCCCAGGGCCGTCTTGGGACCACCCGTCTCAGGGGTCCTGGCTGGCCTCTGCTCCCAGACCCCCGTCCTGGGTCCACCTGTCTCGGGGTCCTGGCTGGCCTCTGCTCCCAAACCCCGGGTCCTGCCTGGACTGTCCTGTCGTCCCTATTTCCTCACGAGACTAAGAGTCAGATGGCACAAGGGCTGACCCTTCGGTCTCTGGTATGACCAGCAACACGGGCGGGTCACTGCATCTGGAGGGATAGGGGAGCCCCTGTCACAGGCCTGGGCGCCTGGAGGCTGACCTCTGTGGTGCCCATGATGTCCTGAAGCCAAGCCATGCCCCGTGCCTCTGCCCACCCTTGGGAGCATTTCCAAAAGGCAACCCCAGCCTGACTTGAAACCCTTCACCAGCTCCACGCCAAGCTCAGATCAAGTCCCAAGGTCTCAACTCAGCAGTGACCTCGCCATGTCCCCCATCCCCGGGCTTCACATCCAACCAGCCCCCAACACCCTGGGGGCTGACCTTCGCAGCCCTGGCCCCCACCATGCTTCTCCTGGCTTTGCTGAAACACCCTGTTCCCCGTTAGGACTCCCCTCCTCCCGAGCCTTCCCTGGGCAGTGAGGCGCCACCGACTCTGCCCCACCGAGCCCTCTCCTGGCTGACCCACCTGTGGGGTGATGCGTGGCTGCCCCCAGCTTTTAGGGATGGGGGTCTGAAGGCTAGGGTGTGTGCCCTGCTTCATCGCACAGCACAACAGCAGGCAAAGCTCGTGGAGAGGAAGCGCGCAGCCGCCCGGCCCCGAGCACACCGAGCCGCCGCGGGAAGAGGAGCCGCGAGAGGGCATGCACACAGCCAGCTCCTGGGAGCGCCTCACCGTGTGAGCTTCAGACTGAGTTTTCGCCAGACAGGCTTTCCGCCCACCCACGGGGCACTAAGGTGAGCTTGCACTGCGTGACCTTCCCAGCATTAAGACGGGCTGTGAAGGATTTGGGGATATGCACTTGttcttaataaaaaattatttttctccaacAACTGATTTGCACATGGAAGGCCATGACTCATGATCAATTCTCAAATACGGGCAACTGTTTGGACCCGCGGAGAACCGTTCACAACCTCCCCTGGACGTGTCCACGGCCTCCTCCCTCCGAGGATGACACGAGCAACCAAAGTCTGCATATTTCTTCCAGCTTCCAGGGGTAAAGCCCAAGAAGGTGCCTCCTTCTGACTGAAGGAGGGTCCTCACATCCTCGAGAGGGGCGCTTCCTCTTGGCCCGGCCGGGCAGCAGCCGTGGCCACTCCAGGTCACCACACCTGGCACGTCTGTATCACCTCCTGCAAGGCCCTCACCCCCTCCACGCTCTTGTCCTTCACCGCCATGGCAAGGAGGACTGCTCTGTTTCCAGCTGCTTGAGACACGAACGCCACCAGGTTCTTGGCAAAGACGTGGATGAGAGGCTGgtgaagggaaggggagaagacCGTTTTAACTGCGGGAAATCTGTTCTCTTCTCAATGCCTTCGCTAAGGACCCCTCAGGAACCCAGACTGGCTTCCCACACCACCACTAAATTTCAGGGCCAGAGTGATTCAGGGTTAACGTGACTCTCCTAACACGCCAGTCATAAACACACTGCTAGGAGCATCATTAAatttgtttcctttgtgcttgctGGGTACTCTCTCTACTCTGGAAGGACCCACGAATGAGTCTGTGGAGGGAAGCTCTGTCAAACAGCACAGATGATCTTTCTAGAACGGAGCACAGACAACCACTCATTACCATAATGTATTGTGACAGGGTCAAACTGAGGGGAAGGTCTACATTACAAAATCAATACCTCCGCTTGTCTGCTGACAAAACGTTGATGGGGTGTGAGAACCATCCACCAAGGGCAGGCGGATGCCCTCAGATGCAGAGGCCTCAGAAAACCCTGttgcaggctgggggtgggggggctgcctgcctgcctgcctgccagatGCTCTACGGCCATACTGACAAATTATAGTCACAGAAGTGCGTTTTCCGCCACCACAGGGAGCCCTACACTTTACCTCGTCCGGCCCGAGGAGGACTTTAGTGGTGAGCACAGGCTTGCTGATGTCACTGGTCACGTTGCTGGGTTCCAGGGAGACCAGGGTCCCCATTTTCCCGAACTGGGTCACCACCACCAGGATGTGGCTGCTGAAGGCCGTGCAGACCACCTGGGTTGGTACCCCACACACCACTTCAGTCTTCTGTTTTGATACCACCAATGGTTTGCCTTCCATGGCTGGGTCTGTTCAATGGTAACTTTAGTTTATGTTTAaaagaagggggggggggagtaaaTCATCAATTTCAGATAGGCCTTGGAGCTCCAGAATATGTACCACTTGGGATTAAAACAGAGTAAGAGGTGGGGGGCGGaccgctcagtggtagagcgcatgcttagcatgcatgaggtcctgggttcaatccccagcacctccactttaaaaaaaactgtaggCGCATTTAAAAGCCTGTCTCTGTTCATCCATACAGGTTTCACTCGCCTGGAACTTTCTGGATTCGTTGACTagacacacacgtatacacagaCAGGCCGGGCAGAGGCGGGATGTCAAACACGCTTTTGTCTCTAGAGGTAGGTTGGGACTCTCCTCTCCCACGCGCTCGGGGCCCTCGCCGTCTGCACCGCGGTGACCCCACAGCCTCCTGAGGGCTCCCAGCGGAGCCGCGGGTGGGGAAGGAGGCGCCGCAGGTGCAGGGACCCGGGCCGGTGGCCGCGCCCCCGCCGCCCCTCCGGTCCACCCACTGAGGTTTCATTTTCCTTGTCTGGGGAAACCACCGGTCCCGCAGGAGAAGCAGCACCCCCACCACGGCGCGGGGCAGAGGGCGGCTGGCGCTGGACGGGGCCCACGGGGACGCCCACCCTCCCGGCCCGGCTCCGACCACGCCGCCCACCTACCCACCTacccacctacccacccacctacccacctACCCACCTACCCACCATACCTCCCGCGCTCACCgccccgcgccgcgccgcgcccggAAGTGACGCACCTGGGAGGCCGGCGCGGGCCCGCCCCCGACAGGCCCCGCCCCACCCTCGAAGGCCAGGCCTCTCACTCGCTCCGCTGCTTCCGCCGGAAGTGCGGCCCTCAGGGCTTCCGGTCCCGCCGGGGGCTTCCGGGCGCTGAGCCGCGGCTTTCCGAGTTCCGGGGCAGCGCTGGCCGGGCGCTGTGTCTCGGGGAAGGGGCGGCAGCCCTGACGCGCGGGCCTCGGCCCCTCGGCCCCAGACCTTCGGTAGAGGCCTCTGGCTTCCGCGGAAGGGGGCCCTCGGGCTCTCCTCGTGGGGACCCTCAGAAGTGGGGTCTCGCCCCCGGGCCGTGGGTTCCAGGACCCTCGGAAAGGGGAGCTGAGAGAGGAAAGCGGGCTGCACGGCAGTTAAAGCGCTGAAGACGGATGAGGCCGTCGGGGTGGAAGGGCTCGCCCCGAGCGCCGCGCCGGCCGTGGGGACTGCAGCCTCGGAGCGGcggggggccgggggcggggcggccctAAGAGGAGGCGTCCGGGGCGGGCGTTCCTGCCGAGCCCACCCGGCAGCAGTCGCGCTGAGCGCCGGCGGGGTGGCCCCGGGTTAGACAGCCAGGTTGCCCCGCACGGAGGATGGGGCTCCTTGCCAACATGAACATGCGGACGCCGCACAGCCGTGCAGCGGCGGGGGGTCTAGGACGGAGTCCCGGCGGGCGCCCGCCGCCTGGCCGTGACAGGCCTTGGGGCCCTCTGGGTGGGCCCGGGGGCCTCTGCCCTCGGAAGTCCGCCTGGGGTATCCTCCCGCGTCCGAGGGAATAAGCAGAGCTAACATTGTTGGCACTGGGTGTGTGCCAGGCGCTggtctaagtgctttatatatagtaactcGTTTACTCTCAACAACCCCATTAAGTAGAGGCATTATTGTCCCCGTTTTACAGTCGGGATGTTCAGGTTCAGAGAACCCACCCCAGGTCACGAAGCTGGCAAGGGCTGGATCTGGGCTTCAGACCTTTGCCCTCAGTTACTGGTCCTGTGACCCGCATGCCCAGGtcaagggaaggaggagggaccaGTGCTGTCTGGTTCCTCCCAGGGATTCTGTGAGCCCCCCACTGCGTGTCTTCCCGTTGTCCAAGCTGGAGGTTGTGTCGgcaggctgggggaggctggTGCTGATCCTGCCGTTAACTGAGCCTTGAGACGCTTCCTTAGGGAATTAACGCTCCTTCAAAGCCGCAGTCAGAAGCCTTTCTGTCCAGTTTCCGGACAGGCCTGTCAAGGCACGTTCCCCCCCTCGCCTGGTCTGGCCCCATCACTTACCCCCCAGGAAGCTTAGGCATCTCTCATATCTTTGCTGCCTCTGCTCACAGTTCTAATGACTCTTTGTAACCCAAGTCAAGTCAAACGAAGCGTGCTCCCTCCAAAATGATTTCTGGGGGCCTAAAAGAAGAGGCATGTATACAAAACACGATCAAAACTGCCGTAAAAATCACGGGGAAACTTGTTTTTGAGCTTTCTTGCAGCCAGTTCACGGAGGGAAGGATCATGAGTTTCACGGCTCTCATACTCAAAAGGGGGAAACATACCAATTTCTCAGGAGAGTCTAAGGTTTTGTTGGTTCTAAATTTAAACACACACCTACCCACCCACACCCCAAAAGCAAATTGACAATGTATTACCACATGAAACCTTTACAAGTTTCATTTACTTGTATTCACCTTTCGTGCACTCTCTCTGTAGGCAAATAGACACAAGAaatctgacccccccccccaaaatcccCTAACCCTGAAATATACTTGTCACCTTTATACAAGAGTAAAAGAGATGTTGGAGGACAAACTGGATGGTGTTTTGATGACACTGTGGCTGTCTTTTGATCTGGATTTTTGGTGAAGACTGAGCACAGGAAacaggaggtgggagggtgagGTGGCGGCAGTCCTGGGAGGGAGCTTCCTGGTGGCCCAGGGGTGTGTGGGCGGGAGTTACACACTTAGAACAGCGGAGAGAGAGCTCACTGCCTGCCACTGACTGTTCTCCAGGGCAAGGCAGTACCTGAACTGGAAAGGAAGATCCCCTAAGTGAATTCACTAACAGTGGGAATCAAATAGGAATAATATCAATAGTGGCGCAGAGGAGTTTGAGaatttatcctgaaaaaaaaggggggagggggataTTTGCATTCGTCTTGTCCTCAAGGAAATTTAGGTTATGAATGCAATTATAATTAATTTGTCGAACCAACAAAAGAGTAACCAAGTGTTGCTTCGGCGGGGTCATAGTTTTCCCAACAGATTGTACAATACCTCTACCCGTTGTCCACGTCGTGTGTGATTTCCTCAGCTCTGACAGGGAGGATCAGCTGCACGAAGGCCTGTGCAAGGACACTGTCCCTCTCCCCAAGAATGTCTCTCTGTCCTTTGATATTCAAATCACCTCTTGTCGAAGTACCGCCCTGCCTGTCGTTAGCCTCCTCAGCTTCCTGTCCCCAGTCGCCTGCGGTTCTGGTACATCGGGAGGGACGTTAGAGTGAAGCCCAGCTGTATGAATAGTCACTTCGTTAGTGAAACTCTTTGTGTTATGGCAGTGTCTGTTTAGCTCTGCAGGCTCCCAGGTAATCGGCATGCCACCCATCAGGACCTCCCAGGCATCACGGTCTGGGAGTGGGTAGGGCTTGGGGCCTCAGAATCAACCGCGGCCATCCTCACTAACTTTGTGCCTTTGGGCAATTCACCctgtggcctcagtttctcagCCTGAAAATGGGGGTGACAGCTGGGCTGCCTTGTAGGGCTGAGCGAGGTGGTCTGTGTGCAGCAATTCACCGGAACTTTCTGAATTTAGCCATT includes:
- the PSMG3 gene encoding proteasome assembly chaperone 3, whose amino-acid sequence is MEGKPLVVSKQKTEVVCGVPTQVVCTAFSSHILVVVTQFGKMGTLVSLEPSNVTSDISKPVLTTKVLLGPDEPLIHVFAKNLVAFVSQAAGNRAVLLAMAVKDKSVEGVRALQEVIQTCQVW